Proteins encoded within one genomic window of Gracilimonas sp.:
- a CDS encoding amidohydrolase family protein, whose amino-acid sequence MKKLAVLLFSVLLTQMLIAQEADTTMTFEEYQPESTLVVPGEEITSAKFPFIDVHSHLWRMASMNLTETTAEMDDLNMKVLVNLSGRSGETLKAMVDAAREQAPGRFVVFANIDFDGIDESGWTERTVAQLQEDYDNGARGVKIFKNLGLTVLDSEGNRVQTDDPRIDPVWEKAGELGIPVLIHTGEPAEFWEPIDNTNERWLEMKNFPDRHRGDSTRYPSWDVVMQEQWNVFRKHPETTFINAHFGWMANDLARLGEHLDEFPNVYTETAAIIAELGRQPRFAKEFFIKYQDRLLFGKDTYRPKEYHTYFRVLESDDEYFDYFRRRHAFWKMYGLDLPDEVLKKVYYKNALKIIPGIDESLFSNN is encoded by the coding sequence ATGAAAAAATTAGCAGTCCTTTTATTCTCTGTTCTCCTAACTCAAATGCTGATCGCCCAAGAGGCTGATACTACGATGACCTTCGAGGAATATCAACCGGAATCAACGCTGGTGGTTCCGGGTGAGGAAATAACCTCTGCCAAATTCCCGTTTATAGACGTTCACAGTCACTTGTGGAGAATGGCTTCTATGAACCTCACAGAAACCACTGCTGAGATGGATGACCTCAACATGAAAGTGTTGGTGAATTTAAGCGGCCGCTCCGGCGAGACGCTCAAAGCCATGGTAGATGCTGCCCGGGAACAAGCTCCCGGTCGTTTTGTGGTCTTCGCTAACATTGATTTTGATGGAATTGATGAGTCGGGATGGACAGAACGAACCGTCGCACAGCTCCAGGAAGATTATGATAACGGTGCCCGCGGGGTGAAGATATTCAAGAACCTTGGCCTCACTGTTTTGGACTCAGAAGGAAACCGGGTTCAAACGGATGATCCTCGCATCGACCCCGTTTGGGAAAAAGCCGGAGAATTGGGAATTCCCGTTCTCATTCACACCGGAGAACCGGCGGAATTCTGGGAACCGATTGATAATACAAATGAGCGCTGGCTGGAAATGAAGAACTTTCCCGATCGCCACCGTGGTGATTCAACCCGTTACCCAAGCTGGGATGTAGTGATGCAGGAACAATGGAATGTGTTTCGAAAACATCCTGAGACCACCTTCATTAATGCGCACTTTGGCTGGATGGCCAACGATCTTGCAAGGCTTGGCGAGCATCTCGATGAATTCCCGAATGTGTATACCGAAACTGCGGCTATTATCGCTGAACTTGGACGGCAACCGAGATTTGCCAAGGAATTTTTTATCAAATATCAGGACCGGCTTTTATTTGGGAAAGACACCTACCGGCCTAAAGAATATCACACCTATTTCAGAGTTTTGGAAAGTGATGACGAGTATTTTGACTATTTTCGCCGCCGCCATGCTTTTTGGAAAATGTATGGATTGGATTTACCGGATGAAGTGTTAAAGAAAGTGTATTATAAAAATGCCCTTAAAATTATACCGGGCATTGACGAATCCCTGTTTTCAAATAACTAA
- a CDS encoding DUF2179 domain-containing protein, protein MPEFSEVLLPLVIFFARIADVSLGTLRITMVSRGYKWESALLGFFEVLIWVIVVAQLLTNLDHWVNYIAYAAGFSAGTFIGLYIEDIMKVGTVLVRIITLHKSEELIEALKESGVAVTSIDAKGGFNDVKVIFTVMKRRKLNKVFEIVKEIDPEAFFSTEDVKYSNKHHDHLSPAENRSPVDRLLRIRKGL, encoded by the coding sequence ATGCCTGAATTTTCTGAAGTACTTCTGCCCTTAGTTATCTTTTTCGCCCGTATTGCTGATGTTTCGTTGGGAACATTGCGAATTACCATGGTTTCCCGCGGATATAAATGGGAGTCTGCCCTGCTTGGATTTTTCGAAGTGTTGATCTGGGTCATTGTGGTCGCACAGCTGCTTACCAATCTTGATCACTGGGTAAATTATATTGCCTACGCAGCCGGATTTTCAGCCGGTACTTTTATCGGACTTTATATAGAAGACATCATGAAAGTCGGGACTGTTTTGGTTCGGATCATCACCCTGCACAAATCTGAAGAACTGATAGAGGCCCTTAAAGAATCCGGAGTTGCCGTCACCAGTATAGATGCGAAAGGTGGTTTTAACGACGTGAAAGTAATTTTTACCGTCATGAAAAGACGAAAGCTGAATAAGGTATTTGAAATTGTGAAAGAGATAGACCCGGAAGCTTTCTTTTCAACCGAAGATGTTAAATACTCAAATAAACACCACGATCATCTTTCTCCTGCTGAAAACCGAAGCCCGGTAGACCGGTTACTAAGAATTAGGAAGGGGTTATGA
- the msrA gene encoding peptide-methionine (S)-S-oxide reductase MsrA, with amino-acid sequence MIKLLSTLGLILSFGTTSLFAQQTENNLEKATFGAGCFWCVEAIYEIVEGVEHVEAGYSGGHVDNPSYKAVTTGQTGHAEVARIHFDPEVISYEELLEVLWHTHNPTTLNRQGNDVGPQYRSVIFYHNEEQKEIAERSLKKIDESDLWDDPIVTKIEPLENYYVAENYHQNYFENNPNAGYCSVVIAPKIAKFKKEFSHLLTENPKF; translated from the coding sequence ATGATAAAATTATTATCGACATTGGGGCTCATATTGAGCTTTGGAACAACTTCATTATTTGCACAACAAACGGAGAATAATTTGGAAAAAGCAACTTTTGGTGCCGGGTGTTTCTGGTGTGTAGAAGCTATCTACGAAATTGTGGAAGGCGTTGAACATGTTGAAGCCGGCTATTCCGGCGGACATGTGGACAACCCCTCCTACAAAGCAGTCACTACAGGGCAAACCGGCCATGCCGAAGTGGCTCGTATCCATTTTGACCCTGAAGTAATCTCGTACGAGGAACTTCTGGAAGTATTATGGCACACGCATAACCCCACCACCTTAAATCGGCAGGGAAATGATGTTGGCCCTCAATACCGCTCTGTGATCTTCTATCATAATGAGGAGCAAAAAGAAATTGCAGAACGGTCGCTCAAAAAAATCGATGAATCTGACCTTTGGGATGATCCCATCGTGACGAAAATCGAGCCACTTGAGAACTATTATGTGGCCGAGAATTATCACCAGAATTATTTTGAGAATAACCCCAATGCCGGTTATTGCTCCGTAGTGATTGCTCCCAAGATTGCTAAGTTTAAGAAGGAGTTTAGCCACTTGTTGACAGAGAACCCCAAATTTTAG
- a CDS encoding DUF2911 domain-containing protein: MKKLVQFTFLMVLAVFFVAETAFAQERGNDSARPSPNAAVSQTIGTTEVTVTYGRPGIKGRTYFEEGSDLAPLGSIWRTGANESTAITFSDDVKVGGKEVEAGTYSLYTVPGEDEWIIVLNDKLSWGTQYDITQDYVRVTSDVVDNEAPLMERFSIYFDNLSDTSADMNLHWGTTVVTVPITTE, translated from the coding sequence ATGAAGAAGTTAGTACAATTTACGTTTTTAATGGTCTTAGCTGTTTTCTTTGTAGCCGAGACAGCTTTCGCTCAAGAAAGAGGAAATGACAGTGCACGCCCCAGCCCAAACGCTGCTGTTAGTCAAACAATTGGAACTACTGAAGTGACTGTAACTTATGGTCGCCCCGGTATTAAAGGCCGGACCTATTTTGAGGAAGGATCTGATTTAGCTCCTTTAGGATCAATTTGGAGAACCGGCGCTAATGAATCTACCGCTATCACTTTCTCTGATGATGTTAAGGTAGGTGGCAAAGAAGTGGAAGCAGGCACCTACTCCCTATATACTGTTCCCGGAGAGGATGAATGGATCATTGTTTTAAATGACAAACTTTCCTGGGGAACACAGTACGATATCACTCAAGATTATGTACGGGTAACCTCAGATGTAGTGGATAATGAAGCCCCATTAATGGAAAGATTCTCAATCTATTTCGATAATCTCTCCGATACAAGTGCGGATATGAATTTACACTGGGGAACAACAGTGGTAACCGTGCCCATTACCACCGAATAA
- a CDS encoding glycoside hydrolase family 97 protein, which produces MNYGGVVSSPNGDVSLTVEVEEGEPVYHLKYNDKVLIAPSRLGVIFKETNLSQDLTLDYIESSKVDEIWTQPWGEQKEIRNNYEEIKLYFSKNESGEKMNITFRVFDDGLGFQYEWPEQVGLQDFVITDEITEFNMADDHTGWWIGAYQLNRYEHLFNETRVSETDTVHTPFTMKTDDGIHLSIHEAALTNFASMTVANNGNNSLEVDLVPWKNGDKVRGSAPHKSPWRIINVGETAGDLMTNYLMLNLNEPSKIEDTSWITPGKYTGIWWDMHLGTKTWESGEMHGATTEYTKQLMDFTARHGFYGVLVEGWNQGWDGSWFDNGDVFSFTEPYPDFDLKEVTRYADSLGVKLIGHHETSAGISNYEAQVDEAFDLYNEVGVEAVKTGYVGDFVEGGEWHHGQFMVRHYRDIVKKAAEHKIMLNVHEPIKDTGIRRTWPNMMTREGARGQEYNAWSVDGGNPPSYTTIVPFTRGLVSPFDYTPGVFNLLLTDKPENPDNNRVQHTLAKELALYVVIYSPLQMVSDLVKNLEANPTALEWVKAVPVDWETTLVPKAEIGDYVVVVRKDRNSGDWYLGGITNEKARDFEVELDFLESGKTYEAQVWADGEDADWKTNPYPLERTTEEVTSESVLELNLAKGGGVAVRFAPKN; this is translated from the coding sequence ATGAATTATGGAGGGGTTGTTTCTTCGCCAAATGGTGATGTTTCTCTTACCGTAGAAGTTGAAGAAGGAGAACCGGTGTATCATTTGAAATACAACGATAAAGTATTGATAGCTCCATCCAGATTAGGGGTAATATTTAAAGAGACAAACTTGAGTCAAGATTTGACATTAGACTATATCGAATCATCTAAAGTGGATGAAATCTGGACACAGCCCTGGGGTGAACAAAAGGAAATTCGAAACAATTACGAAGAAATTAAACTCTATTTCTCCAAGAATGAGTCCGGTGAGAAAATGAATATTACGTTCCGTGTGTTTGATGACGGGTTGGGATTCCAATACGAATGGCCGGAGCAAGTAGGATTGCAAGATTTTGTGATTACTGATGAGATTACGGAATTCAATATGGCGGATGATCACACCGGGTGGTGGATAGGAGCATATCAATTAAATCGGTACGAACATCTATTTAATGAAACCCGTGTTTCTGAAACCGATACGGTTCACACTCCGTTTACCATGAAAACCGATGATGGAATTCACCTTTCCATTCACGAAGCGGCGCTTACCAATTTTGCAAGCATGACGGTGGCCAACAACGGAAATAATTCGCTGGAAGTGGATCTGGTTCCCTGGAAAAATGGGGATAAAGTTCGCGGTTCGGCTCCGCATAAATCTCCTTGGAGAATCATAAACGTTGGCGAAACTGCCGGCGACCTGATGACTAATTATTTGATGCTTAACCTGAATGAACCGAGCAAAATTGAAGATACTTCTTGGATCACACCGGGCAAATACACCGGTATTTGGTGGGATATGCACCTTGGAACCAAAACCTGGGAATCCGGGGAAATGCACGGTGCCACTACCGAATATACCAAACAGCTTATGGATTTCACGGCCAGACATGGGTTTTACGGGGTTTTGGTTGAAGGGTGGAATCAGGGCTGGGATGGAAGCTGGTTCGATAATGGAGATGTGTTCAGTTTCACTGAGCCTTATCCTGATTTTGATTTAAAAGAAGTTACCCGTTATGCTGATTCTTTGGGAGTGAAGCTGATCGGGCATCATGAAACGTCGGCGGGAATTTCAAATTATGAAGCACAGGTGGATGAGGCCTTTGACCTATATAATGAGGTCGGGGTTGAGGCCGTGAAAACCGGTTACGTAGGAGATTTTGTGGAAGGCGGTGAATGGCATCATGGACAATTTATGGTTCGTCATTACCGGGATATTGTGAAGAAAGCAGCCGAGCATAAGATCATGTTGAATGTGCATGAACCGATCAAGGATACAGGCATCCGAAGAACCTGGCCGAATATGATGACCCGGGAAGGTGCCCGCGGACAGGAATATAATGCATGGTCTGTAGATGGAGGAAACCCACCGAGCTATACCACCATTGTGCCATTTACCCGCGGATTGGTTAGTCCATTTGATTATACTCCGGGCGTGTTCAACCTTTTACTTACAGACAAGCCCGAAAACCCTGACAACAATCGAGTTCAACACACTTTGGCCAAAGAGCTGGCATTGTACGTGGTAATATACAGTCCATTGCAAATGGTTTCGGATTTGGTGAAGAACCTGGAGGCCAATCCCACTGCCCTTGAGTGGGTGAAGGCGGTGCCGGTTGATTGGGAAACTACATTGGTTCCTAAAGCAGAAATCGGAGATTATGTAGTGGTGGTTCGCAAAGACCGCAATTCCGGGGACTGGTATTTAGGTGGGATAACGAACGAGAAAGCCCGGGATTTTGAAGTTGAACTCGATTTCCTGGAATCCGGTAAAACCTACGAAGCCCAAGTCTGGGCAGATGGAGAAGATGCCGATTGGAAAACGAACCCATATCCTTTGGAAAGAACCACCGAAGAGGTGACTTCAGAATCGGTTCTGGAATTAAACCTTGCCAAAGGCGGAGGGGTGGCAGTACGATTTGCACCCAAAAATTGA